The following proteins come from a genomic window of Geminicoccaceae bacterium SCSIO 64248:
- the asd gene encoding archaetidylserine decarboxylase (Phosphatidylserine decarboxylase is synthesized as a single chain precursor. Generation of the pyruvoyl active site from a Ser is coupled to cleavage of a Gly-Ser bond between the larger (beta) and smaller (alpha chains). It is an integral membrane protein.), producing MQQEDVNFLLTNRIPRRLATRFIGWFSRIETPVIRDLSIGVWRLFADLDLSDAQETRFRSLHDCFVRKLREGARPADPDPALLVSPCDAIVGASGVVERGQALQVKGFPYPLCDLLGDDAEAALYEGGWYVTLRLTSAMYHRFHAPHDLRVEAVTYISGDTWNVNPIALKRIERLFCKNERAPIHARLVRSGHPIALVPVAAILVAGIRFSFLDAGLDLREAGPRRIPCDATLDKGTEMGWFQHGSTIVLFAPKGFRPHDRVREGATIRAGQPLLHVPETGNA from the coding sequence GTGCAACAGGAAGATGTCAACTTCCTCCTGACGAACCGCATTCCGCGGCGCCTGGCGACGCGCTTCATCGGCTGGTTCAGCCGGATCGAGACTCCGGTGATCCGCGATCTCTCGATCGGGGTCTGGCGCCTCTTCGCCGATCTGGACCTGAGCGACGCACAGGAGACGCGGTTCCGCAGCCTGCACGACTGCTTCGTCCGGAAGCTGCGGGAGGGCGCGCGCCCGGCCGATCCCGATCCGGCCCTGCTGGTCAGCCCCTGCGATGCGATCGTCGGAGCGTCGGGCGTGGTCGAGCGCGGCCAGGCATTGCAGGTGAAAGGCTTCCCCTACCCGCTGTGCGATCTGCTGGGCGACGACGCCGAGGCTGCCCTGTACGAGGGCGGATGGTACGTCACCCTGCGGCTCACCTCCGCCATGTATCACCGCTTTCACGCGCCGCACGATCTTCGTGTCGAAGCCGTCACCTACATCTCGGGCGACACCTGGAACGTGAACCCGATCGCGTTGAAGCGAATCGAGCGCCTGTTCTGCAAGAACGAGCGTGCGCCCATCCACGCGCGGCTGGTCCGGAGCGGCCATCCGATCGCCTTGGTTCCGGTCGCCGCGATCCTCGTGGCCGGCATCCGGTTCTCCTTCCTGGACGCGGGGCTCGACCTGCGCGAGGCCGGACCGCGCCGCATCCCGTGCGACGCGACGCTGGACAAGGGCACCGAGATGGGATGGTTCCAACACGGCTCGACGATCGTGCTCTTCGCGCCCAAGGGATTCCGCCCGCACGATAGAGTGCGGGAGGGCGCGACCATCCGCGCCGGACAGCCCTTGCTGCATGTTCCGGAGACGGGCAACGCTTGA
- a CDS encoding aminotransferase class III-fold pyridoxal phosphate-dependent enzyme, with protein sequence MMITAIGTYAAGAGALAALVVKGRTRLALSRAKHPSLTGHVRMARRVASLIPFYDFDEDRFFNSDGATPDVVARRRDGFQRLADTYRTRFPRTVALGDETRDGLSDLQFTSAYRVPFQYSRLVRRHLASGVFLVSSAGVTVTDLDGNVLYDLTGSYGVNLLGYDFYKECIDEGAARVRDLGPVLGAYHPVVAENVARLRRLSGQDEVSFHMSGTEAVMQAVRLARYHTGRSHLVRFAGAYHGWWGDVQPGIGNPATERETYTLSEMSERTLHVLRTRRNIACVLVNPLQALHPNAPAPADSSLVDSGRRGGFDRAAYAEWLRQLRAVCTERGIPLIFDEVFVGFRLAEGGAQDYFGVKADLVTYGKTLGGGLPIGVLCGRHDLMRRFRDDRPADVCFARGTFNSHPYVMGTLDAFLRRLATPEVQALYDGLDGRWNMRAEELNRRLDEAGLPVRVANLSTIWTVLYTRPSRYNWMLQYYLKAEGLALSWVGTGRLIFSLNYTDADFAAVADRFVAAARAMERDGWWSGPATTDKMIRRQILKEMLRRRLGRERAPAASA encoded by the coding sequence ATGATGATTACAGCGATCGGCACGTACGCGGCGGGTGCCGGAGCGCTCGCCGCGCTTGTCGTGAAGGGCCGCACGCGGCTGGCGCTGTCGCGCGCGAAGCATCCCTCGCTGACCGGACATGTGCGGATGGCGCGGCGGGTCGCCTCGCTCATACCGTTCTACGACTTCGACGAGGACCGTTTCTTCAACTCGGACGGCGCGACTCCGGACGTGGTGGCGCGGCGTCGCGACGGGTTTCAGCGCCTGGCCGACACCTACAGGACGCGCTTTCCGCGCACGGTGGCGCTCGGGGACGAGACGAGGGACGGCCTGTCCGACCTGCAGTTCACCTCGGCCTATCGCGTGCCCTTCCAGTACAGCCGCCTCGTGCGCCGCCACCTCGCAAGCGGAGTCTTCCTCGTCTCGTCCGCCGGCGTGACGGTGACGGACCTGGACGGCAACGTCCTCTACGATCTCACCGGGTCCTACGGCGTCAACCTGCTGGGCTACGACTTCTACAAGGAGTGCATCGACGAGGGGGCCGCGCGCGTGCGCGACCTCGGTCCCGTGCTCGGCGCCTACCACCCGGTCGTCGCCGAGAACGTCGCGCGGTTGCGTCGGCTGTCCGGGCAGGACGAGGTCTCCTTCCACATGTCCGGAACCGAGGCCGTGATGCAGGCGGTCAGGCTGGCACGCTACCACACCGGCCGCTCGCATCTCGTCCGGTTCGCCGGCGCCTATCACGGCTGGTGGGGGGACGTGCAGCCCGGCATCGGCAATCCGGCCACGGAACGCGAGACCTACACCCTTTCCGAAATGTCCGAGCGAACGCTGCACGTGCTGCGCACGCGGCGGAACATCGCGTGCGTCCTCGTGAACCCTCTGCAGGCCTTGCACCCGAACGCTCCCGCGCCCGCGGATTCCTCCCTGGTCGACAGCGGCCGGCGCGGCGGCTTCGATCGCGCGGCCTATGCCGAGTGGCTGCGCCAGCTGCGTGCCGTCTGCACGGAACGCGGCATCCCGCTGATCTTCGACGAGGTCTTCGTCGGCTTCCGGCTGGCCGAAGGCGGCGCACAGGACTATTTCGGCGTGAAAGCCGATCTCGTCACCTATGGCAAGACGCTCGGCGGCGGCTTGCCGATCGGCGTATTGTGCGGTCGGCATGACCTGATGCGACGCTTCCGCGACGACCGCCCGGCCGACGTCTGCTTCGCGCGTGGGACCTTCAACTCTCATCCCTACGTCATGGGCACGCTAGACGCGTTCCTGCGCCGGCTGGCGACGCCCGAGGTCCAGGCACTCTACGACGGGCTGGACGGGCGCTGGAACATGCGGGCGGAGGAGTTGAACCGCCGGCTCGACGAGGCGGGCTTGCCGGTGCGGGTCGCCAATCTCTCGACCATCTGGACCGTCCTCTACACCCGGCCGTCGCGCTACAACTGGATGCTGCAATACTACCTCAAGGCCGAGGGGCTCGCGCTGAGCTGGGTGGGCACGGGCCGTCTGATCTTCAGTCTGAACTATACGGACGCCGATTTCGCCGCCGTGGCCGACCGCTTCGTGGCCGCCGCGCGTGCGATGGAGCGCGACGGCTGGTGGAGCGGTCCGGCCACGACCGACAAGATGATCCGGCGGCAGATCCTCAAGGAGATGCTCCGCCGTCGTCTGGGTCGAGAGCGGGCGCCCGCCGCCTCGGCGTGA
- a CDS encoding class I SAM-dependent methyltransferase: MSDKHRVDALAYDRWAPIYDQVFGPVFREGRRAATQAAVRVGGRILEVGVGTGLSLAGYGDETTVVGMDISAPMLGKAQRRVSEQGLSHVGGLAVMDAEQLAFPDSSFDVVVAQYVVTAVPRPERALDEFLRVVRPGGEIVITTRIGAETGLRGTIERWLMPVTSRLGWRTEFPWERYATWSAGAPAARLVERRPLPPLGHFSLLRFMKTGPDAAHAALDLPGLTSSATERPHVQHLVSSPERES, encoded by the coding sequence ATGTCGGACAAGCACCGGGTGGATGCCCTGGCCTATGATCGGTGGGCGCCCATCTACGACCAGGTCTTCGGTCCGGTTTTCCGGGAGGGGCGCCGGGCAGCGACCCAGGCCGCCGTTCGCGTGGGCGGCCGGATCCTGGAGGTCGGCGTCGGCACGGGCCTGTCGCTCGCCGGCTACGGCGACGAGACCACAGTTGTCGGAATGGACATCTCCGCTCCGATGCTCGGAAAGGCGCAACGCCGCGTGTCGGAACAGGGCCTGAGCCATGTCGGCGGCCTCGCCGTCATGGATGCCGAGCAGCTGGCCTTCCCGGACAGTTCCTTCGACGTCGTCGTGGCTCAATATGTCGTCACCGCCGTGCCGCGTCCGGAACGTGCGCTGGACGAGTTCCTCCGGGTGGTCCGTCCGGGCGGCGAGATCGTGATCACCACGCGCATCGGCGCCGAGACCGGCCTGCGCGGCACGATCGAGCGCTGGCTGATGCCGGTGACCAGCCGCCTGGGATGGCGCACCGAGTTCCCGTGGGAGCGCTATGCGACCTGGTCGGCGGGCGCGCCCGCGGCGCGCCTCGTCGAACGGCGACCGCTGCCGCCGCTCGGCCACTTCTCGCTGCTTCGTTTCATGAAGACCGGGCCGGACGCGGCGCACGCCGCGCTCGACTTGCCCGGTCTAACATCCTCCGCGACCGAGCGGCCACACGTGCAGCATCTGGTCTCGTCACCCGAGAGAGAGTCGTGA
- a CDS encoding cupin domain-containing protein — protein sequence MRTIKASGGVKKVGPGQGRTKQVGDVRLTWKATGEDTGYATSFYEMDLPPGKGIPLHSHPYAEVFYVVAGHTDFARIDEQGREEWVRCGPGDTLVVPMNALHAFHNRSGKPSRFVSSSVYYHEVLFETYAPTVDADDPLPPARAPTEEEAARYLRVLNEAMTVHVYFPQADAGSGLEVLRAIEARNAATAG from the coding sequence ATGCGAACGATCAAGGCAAGCGGCGGCGTCAAGAAGGTCGGGCCCGGCCAGGGCCGGACGAAACAGGTCGGCGACGTCCGGCTGACGTGGAAGGCGACAGGCGAGGACACCGGCTACGCCACGAGCTTCTATGAAATGGACCTTCCGCCGGGCAAGGGCATTCCGTTGCACAGCCACCCCTACGCCGAGGTCTTCTATGTCGTCGCGGGACATACCGACTTCGCGCGGATCGATGAGCAAGGGCGCGAAGAATGGGTGCGGTGCGGTCCGGGCGACACACTGGTGGTCCCAATGAACGCCTTGCACGCGTTCCACAACCGCAGCGGCAAGCCGAGCCGTTTCGTCAGTTCCTCGGTCTATTATCATGAGGTCCTTTTCGAGACATACGCGCCCACGGTCGACGCCGATGATCCTCTTCCGCCGGCGCGCGCGCCGACGGAAGAGGAAGCCGCCCGGTATCTCCGCGTCCTCAACGAGGCCATGACGGTTCATGTGTATTTTCCGCAGGCGGACGCCGGAAGCGGCCTTGAGGTCCTGCGCGCGATCGAGGCGAGAAACGCAGCCACCGCCGGCTAG
- a CDS encoding pyridoxamine 5'-phosphate oxidase family protein has protein sequence MASEADTSATPAPITPRGLPVREGLGLPLDAPKLARTILRGLRGAVLSTTDPGSGYPYGSVTNVATDHDGTPIFILAWLALHTRNIHVDNRVAMTLANLGRGDALGQPRLILVGRALQAADHQVNRFRRRYLARHPKAEIYTTLPDARFYRLRIEALQVLGGPGRNASELTPADVTTDLSGAEPLLDAETEEIARINSDPAGVQRLAVRAGGRADRWTATGYDPEGLDLVNGDDTARLWFPQRILSVAALRDELGGQDTPRG, from the coding sequence ATGGCATCCGAGGCCGATACGTCCGCCACGCCCGCGCCGATCACCCCGAGGGGATTGCCGGTCCGCGAGGGCTTGGGGCTTCCGCTGGACGCGCCCAAGCTCGCCCGCACCATCCTGCGCGGGCTGCGCGGCGCGGTCCTGTCGACGACCGATCCCGGGAGCGGCTATCCCTACGGCTCCGTGACCAATGTCGCGACCGACCACGACGGGACGCCGATCTTCATCCTGGCGTGGCTGGCGCTGCACACGCGCAACATTCACGTCGACAATCGTGTCGCCATGACGCTCGCGAATCTCGGCCGCGGCGATGCCCTGGGCCAACCCCGGCTCATCCTCGTGGGACGGGCGCTGCAGGCGGCCGACCATCAGGTGAACCGGTTCCGGCGGCGGTATCTGGCGCGCCATCCCAAGGCCGAGATCTATACGACGCTGCCCGATGCCCGCTTCTACCGGCTTCGGATCGAGGCCCTGCAGGTTCTTGGCGGTCCGGGCCGCAACGCGTCGGAACTGACGCCGGCCGACGTGACGACGGACCTGAGCGGCGCCGAGCCGTTGCTGGATGCCGAAACCGAGGAGATCGCGCGGATCAACTCCGATCCTGCCGGCGTTCAGCGGCTGGCCGTCCGTGCCGGAGGGCGCGCCGACCGGTGGACGGCGACGGGATACGATCCGGAAGGGCTGGATCTCGTGAACGGCGACGACACCGCGCGCCTGTGGTTCCCGCAGCGTATCCTGAGCGTTGCGGCGTTGCGTGACGAGCTCGGCGGGCAGGACACGCCACGCGGCTGA
- a CDS encoding sigma-54 dependent transcriptional regulator, which produces MADGLSVLFVDDDPAVRHAAGQSLALADLDVIEFARAEDVLGTLHPFFPGVVVTDVRMAGLDGLALLERAVAIDPELPVILITGHGDVAMAVQAMRAGAYDFIEKPFPADQLVAVVRRALEKRRLTFEVQALRRKLDERAGIERSLIGQSEAVEQLRRTIQSLGSSDPDVLILGETGTGKELVAKCLHMASDRRDGHFVALNCGALPETVFDSEIFGHEQGAFTGAQKRRIGKLEHASGGTLFLDEIESMPLAVQVKFLRALQERQIERLGSNEIVPVRLRVVAATKTDLADLCASGGFRSDLYYRLNVVALTIPPLRDRREDVPLLFEHFVLEAAERYGRDAPLPSPDLMSRLMAHGWPGNVRELRNVADRLVLGVLGPPFAAGDARPDAPAGLADQVEAFERSVIVETLRRQDGSVGAASDALGVPRKTLYDKLKRHGISADDYR; this is translated from the coding sequence TTCGTCGACGACGATCCGGCCGTGCGCCATGCGGCCGGCCAAAGCCTCGCCTTGGCCGATCTCGACGTGATCGAGTTCGCACGCGCCGAGGACGTCCTGGGAACGCTGCACCCCTTCTTTCCGGGCGTGGTGGTGACCGATGTGCGCATGGCCGGGCTGGACGGACTGGCCCTGCTCGAGCGCGCCGTGGCGATCGACCCCGAACTGCCGGTCATCCTGATCACCGGCCACGGCGACGTGGCGATGGCCGTCCAGGCCATGCGTGCCGGCGCCTACGACTTCATCGAGAAGCCGTTCCCGGCCGACCAGCTCGTCGCCGTGGTCAGGCGTGCCCTGGAAAAGCGCCGTCTCACGTTCGAGGTGCAGGCGCTGCGGCGCAAGCTGGACGAGCGGGCGGGCATCGAACGCTCGTTGATCGGTCAATCCGAGGCTGTCGAACAGCTTCGCCGTACGATCCAGAGCCTGGGAAGCAGCGATCCGGACGTGCTGATCCTGGGGGAGACAGGCACCGGCAAGGAACTGGTCGCCAAGTGCCTGCACATGGCCTCCGACCGGCGCGACGGCCATTTCGTCGCCCTGAATTGCGGCGCGCTGCCTGAGACCGTGTTCGACAGCGAGATCTTCGGCCACGAGCAGGGCGCGTTCACCGGCGCGCAGAAGCGCCGGATCGGCAAGCTCGAGCACGCGTCGGGTGGCACCTTGTTCCTCGACGAGATCGAATCGATGCCGCTCGCGGTTCAGGTGAAGTTTCTGCGCGCCCTGCAGGAGCGGCAGATCGAGCGCCTCGGCTCGAACGAGATCGTGCCGGTCCGGTTGCGCGTGGTCGCCGCAACCAAGACGGACCTCGCCGACCTCTGCGCCAGCGGCGGTTTCCGGAGCGACCTCTATTACCGGCTCAACGTCGTCGCGCTGACCATTCCTCCGTTGCGCGACCGGCGCGAGGACGTCCCCCTTCTCTTCGAGCATTTCGTCCTGGAGGCCGCCGAGCGCTACGGCCGCGACGCGCCGCTGCCGTCGCCCGACCTCATGTCTCGGCTCATGGCGCACGGATGGCCCGGCAACGTCCGCGAGCTGCGCAATGTCGCGGACCGGCTCGTCCTTGGCGTCCTGGGCCCGCCGTTCGCGGCAGGCGACGCCCGTCCCGATGCTCCCGCCGGCCTTGCCGACCAGGTGGAAGCGTTCGAGCGCAGCGTCATCGTCGAGACGCTCCGACGGCAGGACGGCAGCGTCGGGGCTGCGAGCGACGCGTTGGGCGTGCCGCGCAAGACGCTCTACGACAAGCTGAAGCGCCACGGGATCTCGGCCGACGACTATCGTTGA